AAAACCAGGCAAAGGTACCTTCTTTGAGGATCTTCTGGCTaccttgtcaaaaaaaaaatcccatcaaATGAAGTATTTTTATTCCTAGCAGCATACGGGAACTTCGGTCCAGGAGGTCAAGGCAGGGGTGGGCCTGGTGGCTATGGTGGTCCCGGGGGTGTTGGCGCTGGTCAAGGAGGAGTTGGGGCAGGAACAGGTGTCATTGGAGGAGGTCCAGGACGATTTGGGACTGGCCCTGGTACTGTTGGCGGAAGTCCAGGAGTTGGCGGAACAGGTCCTGGAGCCATGGTGCCTGGTGGAGTGGGATCAGGTCTCGCAAAACCAGGAAAAGGTGAGCTGCTTCAAAAATGAACAGCGTGGAAAGTACACCATAAAATTTGGTCAaagaaatgtgttaaaagtacaCAAAGAAAGCAATGCTGAATAAAAATGTCTACATTTTAACCATTGTATATGTAGGTTATGGTGCTGGTGGAGCAGGAGTTTTACCAGGTGGAGGTACGCAATTAAATTTTTCTTGTAGATAAAggtgacatttaaaaatgtgcaatctATCTAACACTTTGCTCCATCTTAGGTCTACGTTTTTCAAATGGCGCTGGTGTAGGACAAGGACCAAAACCAGGcaaatgtactgtacttttcTTTGAGGATTGTCTTGCTTCCACATGGTAcaatttcatcatttttttttgtctttatatcAGCATACGGAGCAGGAGGCCAAGGCGGGCTTGGACCTGCTGGCTATGGTGGTTCTGGAGGTATTGGTGCAGGTCGTGGAGGCTACGGTACTGGGCCCGGAGGTTATGGTACTGGGCTCGGCGGTTATGGTGGTGGACCTGGAACCTATGGTGCCAAGACAGGAGGCAGGGGTGTTGGTGGTAATCTCGGTGGAACTGGAACCCTTGGCGTTGGAGCTGCTGGAGCGGGTCCTGGAGGTTTGGGAGGAGGACTAGGTTATGGTGGTGGACCTGGAACCTATGGTGCCAAGACAGGAGGCAGGGGTGTTGGTGGTAATCTCGGTGGAACTGGAACCCTTGGCGTTGGAGCTGCTGGAGCGGGTCCTGGAGGTTTGGGAGGAGGACTAGGTTATGGTGGTGGTGCCGGTGGACTGGGGGGATATGGTGGTAAGATTAAATTTCTCAAAAcaaatttctttaaaaagtGTGTGATAGTAAATGATAGTAATTGAtagggggtgtgaattgcctagtgcctgacgattcgattcgtatcacgattcagtcacgattcgattcgataccgattaatcccaatacaaatttgtaaaaaaaaattattcaaatttagaaaatactactcagtaaacttgtgcatgtacactgtaagatttgtatgaaaaggcattatttatttatctgaaacttcagtctcataactgtgagccactgtatttaacaaacaggttgtaatctgtttgtttgaacagcattgaaataaaatattaaggcttaatgctccattaatataacattctttcaggcttaaggtgtgaatcctaaccctaattaagacgttttgttgaatatgtttccatcaaaaatggatgtttaaaaatcgattcggctgcctattgaatcgattcgagaattgcgggctgtagtatcgcgatatattgctgaatcgttttatttttttttaacacccctagtaattgaTATGGTATGGTCCcttataagcgaagtgcgcattaagtttgcgcatgtgCAAGGGAAAAACGAGgttaccaactaccctatcaatttgaatggcggagattagagtggtgacaatctttgcgtaactgtacactttaaagcttgcaagtcaacttccccgatgtcagtaaaccacatgctatgcatgttaataaaaaaacagcaactttccagcggttgaaacgtttctatcagagccgattccattggatccaattcattttcaattacCATAGTtttgcctacccacaatgcaccacgctgctacccataatgcatcttgaattcgagatgcgcacttcgcttattcagGTTCAAGATACGGTGCTGGAAAACCATCAAAAAGTATGGTGCAATGATAAACATCCAGTCAGGCCTTCACATCAAGAACACTAACCgaaacattgtttatttgtaGGCTATGGGGCAGGAGCTGGTGGTAACAGAGTTGGGCCTGGAGGTTATGGAACTGGAGCAGTTGGAGCCGGTCCCAGTTCAGCAGGTTTCGGACCAGGTGGCATTGGGCCTGGAGCATATGGACCTAGTACTGCAGGAGCTGGAGCAAGACTGGGTGGTGTTGGAACTGGGACAGGTGGCTATGGACCAGGTGGTGGTGCCACAGGACCTGGCAGATATGGGACTGCTGGAGCAGGCCAAGGACTGGACATGAGGAAGCCCCCCAAATCTGGTAGGATGACAACATATTTTACtgacattaaaaatgtaaatgtaagtcATTTTAGGTTTTTCTCTCTGTATCATAGGTTATGGTTCGATTGGAGGAGCTGGCTATGGCACTGGTGGATTTGGACCAGGCGGTGCTGGCACAGGAACAGGTGGATTTGGACCAGCTGGTAGCTTCAGACCCAATGGTGCAGGCATGGGAACAGGTGGTTATGGACCTAGTGGTGCTGGCACGGGAACTGGTGGCTTTGCACCTGGAGGTGGTTTCAGACCAGGTGGCGCCGGCACAGGAGGCTTTATACCAGGCAATGTTGGCACAGGAGCAGGTGGCTTTGGACCTGGTGGTGGGTTCAGACAAGGTGGTGCAGGCACTGGAACCGCTGGATTCGTACCAGGCGGTGCTGCCAAGGGCACTGGAGGCTTCACACCAGGTGGTGCTAGCATGGGAACAGGTGGATTTGGACTGGGAGGTGCTGGAGCAGGTGGCTTCGGTCCAGGTGGTGCAGGCACAGGATTAGGTGGTTTTGGACCAGGTGGCCAACAATTTGGAAGTAGAAAACCCCTGACACCAGGTAAGaccacacattgcatcacaataTGGACTCACAGTCAGAAGAATATGCTAACATTTTAATCCCTAATTGCATGTTTTCCAACAGGAGGTGCTGTTTCCAATGGATTTGGACCTGGTGGTTATGGCCCAGGGGGAACTGGGCCAGGTTCTTTTGGCTATGGACCTAGGGGTGCTGGAATTGGAAGCTATGGTCCAGGAGCAGCTGGAAGTGGACCAGCGGTAGGAGGCCCTGCTGGATATGGACCTGGTGGTCAAGCATTTGGAGCAAGTAAACCTCCAAAATCAGGTTACGGATCATCTCTAGGAGGAGCAGGATATGGACCGGGTAATAGTTGACGTACAtccaacaataataatgaagcTTTTCAGAATTGTTTACTCCTTAAAAGATTGAACTTTTGGCCTGGTCCCGAACACAATTGCTGCTTTATAGCTGATCTTATTGATCCAGTGAGCCACAAGAGTCCAGCTAAAATCTATTTGTGCTTAGCAGGCGGAGCTGTGGGGGGTCTAACAAGTGCAGGAATTGGGAGACTTAACGGAGGGGGTCAAGGTAAGACTCATGAAAGTCgacttttaaacaaatgtgtgtAGGACTGGGCAGCTAACCAGCTTCATTTTAATGGATGAAAGTTACAATTCAAAGCtgtggccgtttaaaaaaataaataaaaattgagatTTGCCATATCAGAAGTTAAACATGAGTGTGTTTGTACAGCAGGGGGTGCGATGAACGGCTTTGGTAGAGCAGCTACTGGAGGCTATCCTGGTAAACAAACCTTGACTTGTTTGAGCTTGTCTTGTATATTCGCGTTGAGATTCATTTGGAAAGAGCAAGCAAAGGCATGGCATGCCTCAAAATGATTCTTTTGCAAACAAATGGACTTCTTGGTCACTGAAAACATTTCATCTAAATCCAAAagatacttttattttatatacagtatactcaATCAATCCTGTTTTGACTGATTATTATGTGATGATATGATCTACAGCTGGGGTGGCCaggttcggtcctcgagagtcccttatccagcctgttttccatgtttctctccaccaacacacctgattcatgatcaggatcgggcttctgcaaagcttgctgattagctgatcattagattcagctgagCTG
The Festucalex cinctus isolate MCC-2025b chromosome 18, RoL_Fcin_1.0, whole genome shotgun sequence genome window above contains:
- the LOC144006049 gene encoding uncharacterized protein LOC144006049; translated protein: MVRLEELAMALVDLDQAVLAQEQVDLDQLVASDPMVQAWEQVVMDLVVLARELVALHLEVVSDQVAPAQEALYQAMLAQEQVALDLVVGSDKVVQALEPLDSYQAVLPRALEASHQVVLAWEQVDLDWEVLEQVASVQVVQAQD